TCGGCAAGATTGCCGTGTCGATGATCTCCGCGTACGCGATCGTCTACTTTCGCTTTCCGTTTCGCACGCTCGCGTTCTGGCTGATTTTCATCACGCTGATGCTGCCGGTCGAAGTGCGGATTTTCCCGACCGTGCAGGTGGTGTCGTCGATGCATCTGAGCAATACCTACACCGGTCTGACGTTGCCGCTGATCGCGTCGGCAACTGCCACGTTCCTGTTCCGCCAGTTCTTCAAGACGCTGCCGGACGAGCTGATGGAAGCCGCGCGCATCGACGGCGCGGGCGCGCTGCGCTTCTTCTGGGACGTCGTGCTGCCGCTGTCGCGGACCACGATGGCGGCGCTCTTCGTGATCACGTTCATCTACGGCTGGAACCAGTATCTGTGGCCGATCCTGATCACGAGCCAACAGTCGCTGACCACTGCGGTGATCGGCATCAAAGGGATGATCGCGTCGGGCGATACCGCGACCGAATGGCATCTGGTGATGACCGCCACGCTGCTCGCGATGCTGCCGCCGCTCGTCGTCGTGCTGACGATGCAGCGCTGGTTCGTGCGCGGCCTCGTGGATTCGGAAAAATGATCCGGTCTGGCGGACGGCGACAAGCACTCAAAAGACAAGGCTAGAACGGCATGGCTGCACTGACTCTGCATAGCGTTAAGAAAACCTACGACGGCAAACAGTTCGTGTTGCACGGTATCGACGTCGACGTCGCCGACGGCGAATTCGTCGTCATGGTCGGCCCGTCCGGCTGCGGCAAATCGACGTTGCTGCGGATGGTCGCCGGGCTCGAGCGCATCTCCGACGGCAGCATCTCGATCGCCGGCAAGGTCGTCAACGAGCTGGAGCCGAAGGACCGCAACATCGCGATGGTGTTCCAGAACTACGCGCTGTATCCGCATATGAGCGTGGCCGAGAACATGGGCTACGCGCTGAAGATCGCGGGCGTCGAGCGCGCGCAGATCGCCAGGCGCGTCGAAGCCGCCGCGCAGATTCTCGAACTCGGCGCGCTGTTGCAGCGCAAGCCGCGCGAGCTGTCGGGCGGGCAGCGGCAGCGCGTCGCGATGGGACGCGCGATCGTGCGCGAGCCGGCGGTGTTTCTGTTCGACGAGCCGCTGTCGAATCTCGACGCGCGTCTGCGCGTGCAAATGCGCCTCGAAATCCAGCGCCTGCATGCGCGACTCAAGACCACGAGCCTGTACGTCACGCACGATCAGATCGAAGCCATGACGCTGGCGCAGCGCGTGATCGTGATGCACAAGGGCTACGCCGAACAGATCGGCGCGCCGACGGAAGTGTACGAGCGGCCGGCCACGATGTTCGTCGCGAGCTTCATCGGCTCGCCGGGGATGAACCTGCTCGAAGGCCGTGTTTCGGACGACGGCTCGACCTTCGACGTCGCCGGCAACGGCCCGAAGCTGCCGCTCGCGGGGGTGCCGTCGATCGGCCGCGAAGTCGCGACAGGCCGCGAATGGAGGCTCGGCATCCGCCCCGAGCACCTGAGCCCGGGCACGGCCAACGCACCGCACGCGACGCTGAGCGTCGACTCCTGCGAACTGCTCGGCGCGGACAATCTCGCGCATGGCCGCTGGGGTAAGCACGACGTGACCGTGCGGTTGCCGCATGCGCATCGTCCGGCGGCGGGCGAAGCGCTGCAGATCGCGCTGCCCGCGCAGCATCTGCACTTCTTCGATCCGGCGACGGGACAGCGCGCGAACTGAGACGCCCGCCGGAGTGCCGCGACGGCGGCCCGCCGCCCGGAACGCCCCTGCCGCCCGCCCCCCGCCCCGAAGTACAATGCCACCTGAACCACACGCCGGGCGCGGCAGCGTCGTCGAATCCGACGCCGCGCCGGCCGGCGCCGGGCGTTCCACCCGCCCCTCACACCGATTACCCATTCACCCCCGACTGCCCGCCCGCACGCGGCCGGCGTCGTCAACGTCTACTGCAAGCAAATGGCCCAATACGTTTTCACCATGAACCGGGTCGGCAAGATCGTGCCGCCCAAGCGCCAGATCCTGAAAGACATTTCGCTATCGTTCTTCCCCGGCGCGAAGATCGGCCTGCTCGGCCTGAACGGCTCGGGCAAGTCGACACTGATCCGCATCATGGCGGGTGTGGACACCGAGATCGAAGGCGAGGCGACACCGATGCCGAACCTGAACATCGGCTATCTGCCGCAGGAGCCGCAACTCGATCCGCAGAAAACCGTGCGTGA
Above is a window of Paraburkholderia sprentiae WSM5005 DNA encoding:
- the ugpE gene encoding sn-glycerol-3-phosphate ABC transporter permease UgpE — encoded protein: MIENRRGFDLFCHAVLIVGVALVVFPVYVAFCAATMSEHEVFTVPLSLVPSTHLLENVATIWTHGTGNAAAPFNRMLFNSLVMALAIAVGKIAVSMISAYAIVYFRFPFRTLAFWLIFITLMLPVEVRIFPTVQVVSSMHLSNTYTGLTLPLIASATATFLFRQFFKTLPDELMEAARIDGAGALRFFWDVVLPLSRTTMAALFVITFIYGWNQYLWPILITSQQSLTTAVIGIKGMIASGDTATEWHLVMTATLLAMLPPLVVVLTMQRWFVRGLVDSEK
- a CDS encoding sn-glycerol-3-phosphate import ATP-binding protein UgpC, with translation MAALTLHSVKKTYDGKQFVLHGIDVDVADGEFVVMVGPSGCGKSTLLRMVAGLERISDGSISIAGKVVNELEPKDRNIAMVFQNYALYPHMSVAENMGYALKIAGVERAQIARRVEAAAQILELGALLQRKPRELSGGQRQRVAMGRAIVREPAVFLFDEPLSNLDARLRVQMRLEIQRLHARLKTTSLYVTHDQIEAMTLAQRVIVMHKGYAEQIGAPTEVYERPATMFVASFIGSPGMNLLEGRVSDDGSTFDVAGNGPKLPLAGVPSIGREVATGREWRLGIRPEHLSPGTANAPHATLSVDSCELLGADNLAHGRWGKHDVTVRLPHAHRPAAGEALQIALPAQHLHFFDPATGQRAN